One genomic region from Cyanobium usitatum str. Tous encodes:
- a CDS encoding AAA family ATPase → MATQRVTDDLDRLLALLPELVQAALATAESREQLLEVVLDLGRVPEARYPGQVSALGNQPLERADLAAVVERLGSFGGDNRAGIERTLHRISAIRNRSGTVVGLTCRVGRAVFGTVAMVRDLLDAGESLLLMGRPGVGKTTALREIARVLADDLGKRVVVIDTSNEIAGDGDIPHPAIGGARRMQVARPELQHQVMIEAVENHMPEVIVIDEIGTELEAQAARTIAERGVMLVATAHGNAIENLIKNPTLSDLVGGIQAVTLGDEEARRRRTQKTVLERAAEPTFAMAVEMHSRHRWHVHRDVARTVDMLLRGQGGRPEIRELGADGQLQRQQESAPAPATREAVAPRPHGRPRLAAAPLPELEDADGASERPAVEAAAAMLRVYGAGLSLGPLEQVVRARQLPVELVGSVELADAVLSLRQHLGRDPQVRRLAQELGLPILVLKSAAPPQLQRALERLLQRHREGQAQKDPVAVAACSAQADDALAGLEECRLAVEQVVLPHGQPVELLPRSERVRLMQAELADRYRLRTAVFGRGVEQRLRLFPA, encoded by the coding sequence ATCGCCACCCAGCGCGTCACCGACGACCTCGATCGCCTGCTGGCCCTACTGCCTGAGCTGGTGCAGGCGGCCCTGGCGACCGCCGAGTCGCGTGAGCAGTTGCTTGAGGTTGTGCTGGACCTGGGCCGGGTGCCTGAGGCCCGTTACCCGGGCCAGGTAAGCGCCCTGGGCAATCAGCCCCTGGAGCGCGCCGACCTGGCTGCAGTGGTGGAGCGACTCGGCAGCTTCGGCGGCGACAACCGTGCCGGCATTGAGCGCACCCTGCATCGCATCAGTGCGATCCGCAATCGCAGTGGCACGGTCGTGGGACTCACCTGCCGGGTGGGCAGGGCAGTGTTTGGCACGGTGGCCATGGTGCGCGATCTGCTCGACGCCGGCGAGTCGCTGCTGTTGATGGGGCGCCCTGGTGTGGGCAAGACCACGGCCCTGCGAGAGATCGCCCGGGTGCTGGCCGACGACCTGGGCAAGCGGGTGGTGGTGATTGACACCAGCAATGAAATCGCCGGGGATGGCGACATTCCCCATCCCGCCATCGGCGGGGCCCGGCGCATGCAGGTAGCCAGGCCGGAGCTTCAGCACCAGGTGATGATCGAGGCCGTGGAAAACCACATGCCCGAGGTAATCGTTATTGACGAGATCGGCACCGAGCTGGAGGCCCAGGCGGCTCGCACCATTGCCGAGCGTGGCGTAATGCTCGTGGCCACGGCCCATGGCAATGCCATTGAAAACTTGATCAAAAACCCCACCCTCTCCGATCTGGTGGGTGGTATTCAGGCGGTGACGCTCGGCGATGAGGAGGCCCGCCGCCGCCGCACGCAGAAAACTGTGTTGGAGAGGGCTGCCGAGCCCACTTTCGCCATGGCGGTGGAGATGCACAGCCGCCATCGTTGGCACGTGCACAGGGATGTGGCCCGCACGGTGGACATGCTGTTGCGGGGCCAGGGGGGGCGCCCCGAGATTCGGGAGCTCGGCGCTGATGGGCAGCTGCAGCGGCAACAGGAGTCAGCGCCTGCCCCAGCCACCAGGGAGGCGGTGGCGCCGCGGCCCCATGGGCGACCACGGCTGGCGGCCGCACCCCTGCCCGAGTTGGAGGATGCTGACGGGGCGTCAGAGCGCCCAGCGGTTGAAGCCGCTGCAGCGATGTTGCGGGTGTACGGAGCGGGCCTCAGCCTGGGGCCGCTGGAGCAGGTGGTGCGGGCCCGTCAGTTGCCCGTGGAGCTGGTGGGCAGTGTCGAGCTGGCTGACGCGGTACTCAGCCTGCGCCAACATCTCGGCCGTGATCCCCAGGTGCGCCGTCTGGCTCAGGAACTGGGCCTGCCGATTTTGGTCCTGAAGTCGGCGGCCCCGCCCCAGCTGCAGCGCGCCCTAGAGCGGCTGCTCCAGCGTCATCGTGAGGGCCAGGCGCAAAAGGATCCAGTCGCAGTGGCTGCCTGCAGCGCCCAGGCCGATGACGCGCTCGCCGGGCTGGAGGAATGCCGGCTGGCGGTTGAACAGGTGGTGTTGCCCCACGGCCAGCCCGTAGAGCTGCTGCCCCGCAGCGAGAGGGTGCGGCTGATGCAGGCGGAATTAGCTGATCGCTATCGGCTACGTACCGCCGTATTTGGCCGCGGTGTGGAGCAGCGGCTGCGGCTATTTCCTGCTTGA
- a CDS encoding Light dependent period protein LdpA domain-containing protein, whose product MTPEEALASGRWVKLICGASNQDLAAIEDLCGIFSLAGVHCIDGAVDAAVVAAIRRGIDWAEARGASRPWLMLSLSDGDDPHFRKAWFDPACCPPACPRPCERVCPALAIGLAATGAPGVLAERCYGCGRCLPACPHGLIEERSQVLAGADVPPLLAQLRPDAVELHTHPGRGVAFAERVGQLRASGVQLRRLAVSAGLEGTAQSPPALVAELWQRFILLRGAGFRPLWQLDGRPMSGDLGAGTARAAVKLVAALLPQAPPGPVQLAGGTNGHTLPQLRSYPLQHRIAGVAFGGVARRLLQPLLLEAQGRGRSLLADAELFPLALGLARELVNPWLERT is encoded by the coding sequence TTGACGCCTGAGGAGGCTCTCGCCTCGGGGCGCTGGGTCAAGTTGATCTGCGGGGCTAGCAACCAGGATCTGGCTGCGATCGAAGACCTCTGCGGCATCTTTTCTCTTGCCGGGGTGCACTGTATAGATGGCGCGGTAGATGCGGCTGTGGTGGCCGCGATCCGCCGCGGGATTGATTGGGCCGAAGCCCGTGGAGCCAGCCGCCCCTGGCTGATGTTGAGCCTCAGCGATGGCGACGATCCCCATTTCCGCAAGGCTTGGTTCGACCCCGCTTGCTGCCCGCCGGCCTGCCCCCGCCCCTGTGAGCGGGTTTGTCCGGCCTTGGCCATTGGCTTGGCCGCTACTGGCGCTCCAGGAGTCTTGGCGGAGCGCTGCTACGGCTGTGGCCGCTGCCTGCCGGCCTGCCCCCACGGCCTAATTGAGGAGCGGAGTCAGGTGCTGGCAGGGGCTGATGTGCCTCCCCTGCTTGCCCAGTTGCGCCCTGATGCGGTGGAACTGCACACCCACCCCGGTCGCGGCGTGGCCTTTGCGGAGCGGGTTGGCCAGCTGCGGGCCAGTGGCGTGCAGCTGCGGCGGCTGGCGGTGAGTGCGGGTCTTGAGGGCACAGCCCAGTCGCCCCCTGCGCTGGTGGCGGAGCTATGGCAGCGCTTCATCCTGCTGCGCGGCGCCGGCTTTCGTCCCCTCTGGCAGCTCGATGGCCGGCCGATGAGTGGTGATCTGGGGGCGGGTACGGCCCGTGCCGCCGTCAAGTTGGTTGCGGCCTTGCTCCCCCAGGCTCCCCCCGGCCCGGTGCAGCTCGCTGGGGGCACCAACGGCCACACGCTGCCGCAGTTGAGGAGCTATCCCTTGCAGCATCGAATCGCTGGCGTCGCCTTTGGTGGCGTGGCTCGCCGGCTGTTGCAGCCCCTGCTACTTGAGGCCCAGGGGCGGGGACGCTCTTTGCTGGCCGATGCCGAGCTTTTCCCCCTGGCCCTGGGGCTGGCTCGGGAGCTTGTTAATCCCTGGCTAGAACGTACGTAG